The genomic region tttttaaaaaatgaagagttttttttatatttcctgaAGAGAATAATGTGTATGGCTAATATATGCAGTGAAGGAAAAATAACACTCAAACATGTCAAGACAAAAAGACTTGAGTGCTACACACAATTTCCAACAGCTCAATTAACCCATttataaggctttttttttttttatccacggAGACCCaactgcatttttatatatatatactaaaacaaGTAAATGTCTAAAAAGAAAAGTACTGTTtgacatgaaaataaaagtgtttattactGGCTGGCAGTTTTAGTGGGTTTGACAGATTGACTTTCATTTTAACAGaacagtgaagtgaagtgaatatTTTCATGCAATAGTGATGGCTTAGATatgtatattgtaaaaaaaaaaactatacgtTGTATTATTagaccattaaaatatataactaaTTTGTCTTCTTATACAGGTTTCTTCCCAGATAAAATGAAGGTGGCTAAAATGATTCCCCTTTTTAAAGGTGATAGGCATAGTCtcacaaattataggcctatatcttTGCTTTCTCAATTTTCAAAAATTCTGGAGaagctttttgtttaaaaaatgtgattattttcttgaaaaacattctttgatACATGATAATCAGTTTGGGTTTTGAAGTACCCTCTCAACAGCTATGGCTTTGATGAAAACCACAGAAGACATTACTACAGAATTGGAGAATAAAAATCACACAGTTGGAGTTTTTATTGACCTTAAAAAGGCCTTCAACACTCTTGATCATGGTGTATTGATATCTAAATTACAGACATATGGAATTAGAGATATGGTATTAAATTTGATTATTAGGTAGAAAATAGACAATATGGAAGTCACACATCGCTTATGtatgaaataaaatttgtaaaacaTTGTCGTTTTGAGCAAAGTAAAGTTTATGTTAAATTAGAAGGCAATGAGAACCCTATATtgttcctttattttgccatattTGATGTATTGTTTGGAGGTATGGGGAAATTCTTATTTCACCAATTTAATGcccttatttattttgcaaaaaaggttataagaataaaaaatggAGTTGCTCCAAGAGAACATACTACAGGACTGTTTCCGAGGTCAGGACTACTTTTGAAGGACTTGGTTTCTTTACAAACTTTGTTGTTCATAAAGCAAAACATTGCCTGTTACCACATGGACTGCAAACCCCTTTTATTGTAAATTGCGAATAAGCAGAAGAAATAAtgatttcaaacaacttttgccgGAAATACCCTCAAACAAATGTGTGTTTCAGTTTCTGGTGTGAAAAGATGGAATTTTCTAGAAAATGATCTAAAATGTTCAAATATTCttctatttaaatataagtataaacAGAGATATTTAACTTGTATAAAGATGAATGTGAAAATTGTTAAAACTATAACAACGATGGTCTCGTCATTGTTAGAGTTGTCATTATTGCatcattgttgtttttgtttgtttagtgttGTTTAAGCAGAATTATTAATTATGTCGGTGAGGCCGTCTGattttttactttcttaatatAAGAATGGGGTAGGAGTTTATAAGATTCTTTTTTCCTTCATCCTACTCCTGTTCTTCTTGTCAtggaatgtatttttgttgtagTGGCATTTCgtgttgcattaccatgaaaagagaataaataaatgaaatgaaaaatgaaaatatatcagCAAAGCTGTCAATAGGTTGCCATTTCAAACCTCTGataatttgttaaaatacaacaaaactagACTCCATGTGCAATGTTACTGCTTACAGTGCATCAGTGTCTTACTTCCCCCTAGTGGTCATTCAAAGCAAACACAAACAGCGTGGGTTGAGTATGTGACCTTAACAACAACCAATCACaattaaaaagtgtttattttactcgAATTTTAACATATTATTTTCAGCTGTTGATATACATATCAATATGATACACTCATTTTACAAAATCTTTCTGGGCGATCTCCATAAAAAGTAAACCAAACAAATATTTAATCTGGTTAGTCTTTATTCCAGCTGTAGGTTCACAAGAAGAATGTTTTCTCCTCGTATAAAAAGCTGATTGACATGACGTGTGTGCACTCTTCCATACTCCACTTTAGGCTTGGTTTTAAATTGTTGTGCCGCTTTTAATGTGGTCTTGTCTTTCTCAGAGTGTTCAGATCTCTCCTGGGTATGTCTGGGGTCGGTTCTCCTGGTTTGGTTTGTGAGACGAGATGAACTACTGTGTAGCTCTGACTTCTGATTCTCAACAGCGCTGAGAGCAACGCTCTCCTGAACTTTTAATTTTTCAAAGAGCTGTAATAgaaaattaattgaaatagatttttaaagcaATACAATAACATTGAAGAGTATTAAAAAATGCTAGCAAAAATAGGATTTAAAAAATCTTCAgtgcaaagcaaaagaaaaaaaaaaggacaaaaagcaCAAATTGTTCTAATTAATACTTTTCAAATCAATTTTAGATGTGATTATGGATTAATATCTTCTAGAATATTCAGATGTGTATTCAAATGTTTCACCCTTGTGATTGTAAGTGCTTTCTCGTGATAAAGAGCTTGTCCCAGAAGTGGCTCCCTGTATGTTTCATCCACATCCACCATTGCCTGGCACCAAACGGATTAGCAGAATAAAAGaagacaaatatttatatttaatagtgaTTATAATACATGTAAATGTGATTTAATACGTACCAGGTTCCAAAACTTATCAAATGCCACCACAAAGCCAGAACACACTCCCCGGAGCCCTTTAAAGGTCCGGATGTGAACTTTGACTCTGATTTTCTCCTGAACACATCTGTTTAGCTCTCCTAATGGACTGCCTGTGTGCACTGGACGAAAAGACACAGAGCATAGTGAGATAACTAGATTAACTTAACAGTTTAGTGTTTACTATCATCTTGTGGCATAGACAGCAAAGGCAGAGACATACGTGGCATTCTCGTAAGCACATTTTTGGCTGCTTTTCGTCTTCGAGGCTGTCGCTTGACTCCACTTCCCTCTCCCTCCTCCTCAACAGGGTTGTTTACCATCAGTCTTTTCAGCCTTTCAATCCTCTCTGGGTCTGCTTTACCCTTCTGTGCTTTTCGGAGTCTTTTCTCCACGTTTTCGGGTTTGGCTCGGCCTCGACCGCCTTTCATGAAGCTCTCATATTCTGCGATGTTATTAAAGCACCTTATATTGGGGAAAGGCAATGGCACTTGTGGGGAATACAGAGCGAGCAGAGGGTCAAACTTATCCGAGCTGATGTCCAACTTAGTTTCGACATCATCTTCTTCAGTTTCTGGTGTCTGTCTGGAGGTTTCGGTGGTGGTTTGCTGATCAGATGTTTGAGAGGGTGCCGAACGGCGCTCGCTTTCTGACTCTCTCTCACCCTCCTCCATTTTTGAATGAGCCGCAGACCGCGGAGAATCATGGGTAACTTATCAGTGGTGTGAAGCCACCGATGAAAATGTTTCCTGTCAAAGTCTTAGAATATAAAATGCATagacatataataattatttatatgtctatgatAAAATGTGCCAGTTTACTAATAGGAAGTCTAAAAAGACGTTCAGTGCGCTCAGTATTACTACAGTTTTgactaatttataaaaaaaaaaattataattaaaatattagctTAATCTATATGGTCTCAGTTATACTAAATAAACACATATTTGTAAGTAACTATttatataaccccccccccccaccaccctcTGTTTTCCTCTTGCAGGAATTATCCGCATCAATTATTTTTCACTATTTTATATTCAATAAACAATAACTTGGAGTGCTATTgtgctttttcaactttagttagtctgtaatgttgctgtttgagcataaaaagcTCAATGTCCAATTTAAAAGgagatatttttttaacattatttaacagaaatcacttatTTCACAGAAATCAAGTTCGATGAATGGgatgagacctggttgagctgcactagagaagacaACGAGTGTTATTATCAGGGCAGAGACACGCTAGTGTTCCCAAGACAGACGAACTTATATTGGTTACACTCATCTAGGTTTAAATCGCGctcaaatttatttgattttgacgcGATATTTAAACTGAAGCTCGCAGTAGGCAGCTTTGGGTTGCAGTGTATACTGCTGAACTCACTGCCATTGCTTTAGCTCTTAATTGGTTGTTTATGATTTATATTGGGGGCATAAACAGAGCTTTAGTTTCTCAGACAGTCAAGCTGCATTATTGAGCATAAAAACAGGAAAGTCATGCAGACTAGATCTATTATACAAAATTTACCATATATTGTTTCAGTTGCATAGTAAAGGTGTTTGTGTTCAGTTTGTTTGGGTCCCTGCCCATGTAGGTATTGATGGAAATGAAGAGGTGGATATTCTAGCTAAACAGGCCTCGAAATTGGATGAGGTTAACATCAATGTCCTTCTATGCAAAGCTAAAGGGAAATTATTCAGGAAAAAGTGATTGGGATGTGGCAAGAGCAGTGGGATAGTAATGACACTGGCAGACATCTTTACTACTGTGTGCAAAGAAATGTGGGAGGGGGTAGATCTAGGAGGAGAGAAGAGGCAGTGCTGACACGTTTAAGGATTGGCCATTCAGGTCtcaatcatagactgtataaaaaggtCTCAATAGATCTTTATTCCGTATAGGGAAACATCAGACAGGAGGTTGTGATTATTGCGGTCAGCCAGAAACAGTTGAACATGTCTAAATAGAGTGTAAAAATTATATGGAAGAGCGTAGTTGTTTAACATCAGTCCTATATAAAGAAGGGAAAGCGCTTACTTTAGTTAATCTATTAGGAGATGTatctaaaagtgttaaaaatcaagTTATGAGGTTTCTCAAAAATACGGGGTTGTTCTACCGTATTTaatatgtacatatttatatcATAAGTATGCGCATAGGTGAATAATTCCCTCTTCTCGACGACCACACTCCTGTCTGGTAGatggcggtaaatgcaccttaAGTTGGTCTCGCCAGTTAAActctaaaagaagaagaagaagaaggcagCTTTGGTAAGAGGATAAGAGCTTTTACTGTCTGGGTAAGAGCACGTAAGAGGCATGACATTTCCCGAGTCCGACCAGGCGCCGAGTGCTGTCAATCACATCTCACACTGGccgagctaaccaatcacagcacagctcGTATTccagaaggcgggccttcatttgatacaggaactattcgagcCGTTTATGgccatgccagactggggagagatttgttgtaaataatgtaaaatatgtgaaaataatgtatttttcgaaaaacctagtatgagagcctgttctagtacacctacaaaacaaaatgtatgtatgtgtgtacgcGGAGCAGATTGTGGATACTTTTGTTACCGCTTCCGCATTCGTTCTCCTCCTCGTCAGTAGGTGGCAGAGCGCACTCGCACATACGAACGGAACGTACTACACGTAGAAGCGTGTGTTCGTAATGTATTGTTCTAAAAGAAAACATTGCCGTatcgcgtatatatatatattatttttcacagaTTAGAGAATAAATATACCAGATGCTAGAAGGATATGACGTGCTACTTTCGATTTATATTATAGTGCTCTGGTGAATGGTTGGTGCAATAACAATAATAGAAATATGCTTTGTTAAGAATACCAGAAGATGAGGAATCCGTTTGTATTGCTTCAAGATTTAATAAGCATATGAATTTACTGGAATCGTGAATAACTGTCGATGTCAAGAGAATGTCAGTGGACATAAAACAAACATGACGGTGCTACAAAAGAGCTGATGTTACAGTGGACCTGGGGACTTTGTTAGCACTTTGGACATTTCTGTAAGCAACATATCTTAACAAAAAGTACCTCCTAATATTATAAATTCTATAATGATGTATTATGATTATATACACACGGCATAAGCTATATATTAACAGTATACCACGGCACTATTTTACCAGGTTGTCAGTGGACATGGAGTTTCCAGGACATAGTCAGCAGCTCCTGGCCAGCCTTCGCTCTCAGCGTCTACAAGGTTTCTTATGTGACTGCTCTGTGCAGGTCGGCCCGACTCGTTTTGGAGCCCACCGTGCTGTGTTGGCCTCTTTCTCCCCTTTCTTCCATATGTTTTACTCCGATCAGTCAATGGGGAATACCAGCACAATCAACGGAGGGCCACAAAGAGACACAGTCACTATTAATGGAGATATCGTGACCCCACAAGCCTTTGGGCTCCTCCTTGACTTTATGTACGAAGGGGTTCTGCGATTAGCAGCCCACCCCCCTCCAGAGGACGTGCTCGCCGCAGCCAGCTTCCTACATATGAACGATGTTGTGCGAGTTTGTAAGAGAAGACTGCAGGGTCGAGGACTGGCTGAGGCGGATAGTACAAGAGTAGAAGTTGGAGCAAACGAGTCTGCTAAGCCTGGAGAACTTGATGGCTCGAGTGGAGAAGACGCACCTGGTGCAGAAACAGAAAGAGATGGAGCAGTAAGACATCGTCCACAGTCAAGCCAACAAATGTCACTTTATATCGATACCAAGACTGAAACACAAGCAGGGGTGGCTAATCTCCTCATGCACAGGGAGAGTTCAGAAATGGCAGACACGACCCAACCAGGAATGGACTCACAACCAGCCATGAGTAATACTTGTTCGGGTTCGTCCACATATCGTTCTTCACCTAGACCTGACAAAACAAGAATATCAGCAGCGGCGCGATCTGCTAGCCTTGAGTCTGCACTTTCAAGTCCATGTAGTACGACAGAACTAATTCAGAAAGAGACACAAACTGTTGTAGCCACTGCTGTGGCTCTGTGCAGTGTGGATAACGCTAGTGCTGCTCAAGAACATGAATCTAGAGTTTTTATGCAGGCTCAAACACTAAAACCCCAGTTCCGGAACAAAGGTGCTGGAAATCCAGGGTCTTCACAACACATTCAAAACCAGAATGAAAGGAGGCATGAGAACACTTTGCCCAATGCCAGAAACATGCAAAGTAAGCTTAAAAAAACTTGTTCGCAAACAACAAGAGAAGAAAATGAAGATCGCTTTAAAGTGAAATTGGAGGCCATTGTGATTTCTGATGAAGAGTCTGATGATGTAGATGAGACGGTGGTAATGGATGATGACCCAAGAAGAAATGCCGATTTAGATCATGGAGATGATTTTGATGACAGTAATCATGATGTGGAGGAGCTGACCGATACTCAATTTATTCCAGCACACCCATTAATTCATCTTCCACATCAAGAACCCCTTTCTTTCCCTTCCTCGCCGCAAGGTCCTAATCCTTCTGCAGCAGAAACCGCCAGCTTTTCATCACCTCTTTTTCCAGCCAATTCCCAGCCGGAGCAGCAGGCCATGTACCTTGAGGATTTTCATGACTCGCTTGGGAGTTACGTAGAGGACGTGCCTACTTGTAACACTTGCGGAAAGACGTTTTCCTGTGCGTACACACTGAGGAGACACGCCATTGTGCACACTAGGGAGCGCCCTTATGAGTGCACCTACTGTTACCGCAGTTACACGCAGTCTGGAGACTTGTACAGGCACATCAGAAAGGCACATGATCATGGCTTACCAGTCAAGCGCAGCAGAGTCGAGTCAGACCCCCCACCATCACcaccccctcctcctcagacgTAGCCATCATCTGTGGCTAGATCCTTTAAACAGGTCCTTCAGAAACTTGCTGAAGGCTTTGAAAAATACCACAAAATCATGACTTGCCACGTCTATACTTTTGTGGCAAATGCTTTGAAAGGGAATCTTGACACACGTGACTGCTGCCATGCCATTTACAAACACAACCAGTGTGactgaaaaaaagtttatttggtGGTAATTCAATATTGTTTGAGATTTGAGATATTGAGATTTCTACTGTTACACAAACTGGTTTTGAAATTAATTACTAaagtatattgtttttatataaagattGGCAGTGTAAGTAAATTTGAATTGACTAAGAGTGGTTCCAGCATACAGGCCTAGTATATTGAAACAGCCTTTTAATAAGTAATCACCATTCATGGTGGTGTTTCGCAGTTTAAAATGCCATGTTTACGTCTCTTATGGAATATTGTAgctgttataaaaataaatgagcatTAAAATCCATTAGAGCAGATAAATGACTACAATCACTACAAGGAATAGTTTTGCTGTGTGTGAGTTCTGTGCAGTTTTGTGAGTCTGAAATTGCGACCAGCTTTGTTGTAGAATGTTTAGAGAACTTAAACACTACTTTCCAAAAGTTTGGGGGTAGTcagaagttgttgttgtttttttttaataattaaattactatttttttcagcaaggacacaatacattgattaaaagtaaagacatttataatttaaaaaatatttctatgtcaaataaatgcttttcatgGTTTCAATAATATTAGAGAGCACAGCTGTTTTGAACATTCATGAGAATAGTCTTTTTAGTAAGTCagcttattaaaaatattttaacatgctgatttgctgatattagaattatttctgaagaaggCTTGAGTaataatggctgctgataattcagctttgccattacagaaataattacattttaaaatattttcaaatgaacagttattttacatttaaatactaaTTCACAATCTTtctgttttactgtacttttgatcaaataaatgcagcctttgtgagcataggagacttctttcaaaaaatatacaAACCCCAAACGTTTTAAAGGTAATGTACATCAGATCAAAACCTGCCAGTTACTGTTAAATAATGGCCAAATGTCTAAATTAAAAGTCTGCACAAgggaaaacaataaaacaagacTTTTAATATTTAGTGATGTTGCATTGTGATATTCTTCAACAAATGTTTGGTAAAATGGTGGTTAATACCATGACACAGTAAGTTAATTATTATGTTTTCCAACAAATattcattttcacatttatttaactgTAACAATGTATTTGAGAAGCAGATCTCCACAATAAAACATTAGCAGTCGTCCACTGGTCCATGCATCTGCAGAAAGAAGTATTGATTAATTTGAAGTTAATTAATGCTAAGTGAAATGAGAGAGATGTTTTTAGAGCAGATTCTAATGTGATTAAAAGTCATCAAAAGGTACTTACTGCCTCTGCTAGCTGAGGCCAAGCCATCGTCATCACAACCCCATCATCAGTTGTGGGAGGAGTCTCCAAATTCCAGTATGTGAAATGATGGAACACTGAAGAAACTTTCACAACTCTGTCCTAAAaacaaatgacagaaaaaaaaaaagtttaagagctagtgttttaaaaagcattatgtgttatttagaaatgtatgatATCAATGATTTCTAAAGTAAGGCACAGTGCAGGAACCTCTTGATCAGATGCAGGCTTCTGGACTTCTTTTAGCACTATTCCTGTGTATCCTTGTGGGCAATGCAATTCCTGACCCTTCAGCCCCCTGCCTCTAAATGACACTGTCGTTTCTGCACAACACAATGTTATGTTTATCGTGTGGAGTGCTTCAACTCATTTCATTCTCGAGGTGTGTACTTGTATTTGACTAACCGTGTTTGCGTTCCTTCACAGTGGGATTAAAGAACTTGAAAACTTCGGCAGGTCCGTCATGCTCTATTTCACAAGGTAACAAGTGGATCTGTGGTTTGTCAGCTTGCTTGAGGGAATCAAGCCGGATAGCTGTCACACAACTGTTCGCTGACATCTAGTAAAACAAAGTTTGTAAAGCACATGTGACAATTACTGACAGTGtcatttcattaatatatttgacCATGGATCACAAAAATAAGTAGTCATAAGTAGCACGGATATAATTGTAGCAATAACCAataatatgggtcaaaattattgatttttatttcatgccaaaaattattaggataagagcatgttccatgaagatgttttgtaaatttcctaccataaatatcaaaacttaatttttgattaataatatgcattgctaaaacttcatttggacaactttaaaggtgattttctcaatatttagatttttttttttacaccctcagattccagatttttaaatagttgtatctaggCCAAATGTCTATAACCATACATCAATAAAAAGCTTActtcagctttcaggtgatgtataaatctcaatttaaaaaccTGACTCTTATGACTGGTTATAGGGAAACCAGGGCTATTGTGACAATTTTCCACTGACATAGTGCCTCGCTATAGGGTTGCCATTACTATTTTGACtctttataagtaaaaattacaAAGTGACATTCCATTAAATGCcagtaaaatattaattatcTATTAAAAGATGAAtgtatagattattattattagtagaaaAGTTGTCAAGTATAGTTGAATTAAAGACATGTCTTCTACAATAAACTATACACTTTTTCCAGTTGATATAATGCTAGAGGATCGCATAAAAAGCAGTTTATATCAATGTTATCAGAACTGAACCTCTGTATACTTGTATGGGAAAGCGGAGATGTAATTTTATTGCAGATATCTTACCTTTCTTGTTTTCGGTCGTGTTTATAAAGTGTCACGTGGGACAGCTGTGTTGACTGTGATTGGTCGCTCTGTATTTCTTCGCTTCCACGCGGATGTTTTTCGCGGTAAAATCCAAAGCATTCTGCCATCTACCGTTCGCTGTTGTTGTCGGATAATGACTCGAAAAAATACactatttttactttattgttattattattattattattatttcaacttatatactaaaataacagacaCACAGATACCTTTATAATTACAtatgttatatttattgtatGATTACAGCGCAATGTTTCCTGTTTCCAGGCGCTCTATGAGTGCAACACTGATATCATTCCTACAGGAATTTGGAACCAACTAGGAACGATATTACTCGAATGCGAAGTTGTCTCGTTCATGTTAATTATTCCTGTAAGATTCAAATAGGGGTTTGATAGACTCCCATATTCGTTTGTTTAGagaattaatatattttgattaCTTCTTTAACGCCTCCTGCGGAAAATGGTTGTAATTCCGTGTTTAAAAGTGCCACAGCGTCACGCACAAATGTACAGGTAGGATACATACAAATAGCTGCTTTCTGAATCTCTGTTAGTTGGCCAGTTACTAAATAACTGGTTTTACATGTTTCTGTATTTAGAAACCTGGTGTATTACTATGTATAATTGTTTTTCAGAAAATACCTACTGTCACAAGGTGTTCTGGACCGCAAGCACTGTGCACAAAAACATCCAGATGGCACTGTAACCCTTCCAGTCATTGCATCTGTCCTGGTACAGCTTGATCTAGAGGCACTAATAaaagatgttacagaggactgcTTTTGTGAAATTGTTTATATCCAGGTAAGCATTCACAATTATTAAAGATATATGTTTGCACCCAATGCACTGAACATCTGAGCATCAGTATATCTGCTTATTTTTTTTAGGATCCCCCATTATCAAAGAAGGAAAAAGTTAAATCTTCTTACAAGAGGCTTCTAGAGACTGCACAGTCTTTGCTGGTTTCTAAAGGAGAAAAATGGAGTGAAGATCTAGAGAGAGACATTCCTAGCCGATGGCAATGCCATGGAGATCTTGTCCTGTTTAGTGAAGGCTCCTTTTCTAATGCAATATGGAAAGAAATTGGTGGGTGATATTGAATCTCAGACCCTCTGTACATCCAGGCTTGCATATATTCCATATATTCCAGAGTAATAGCTCATAGTAATTAGCTTAAATGTCTTCAATATATTcttgaatatatttatttgttttaggatCTGAATTCTGGACTGCAGTTGCACTGACGTTGGGAGGAAAACGTatagcacaaataaaaaaaatctccctGGATGGTTATCGCACACCTATAGTGACTATGCTTTTAGGAGACAGCGGTTATGTAACACACATTGATAACCACATTAGGTAACCAATAAGATgctatgttatttaaaaaaaaaaaaaaaacgtaacatATTAACTAAATATTCTAATGGATCTGTCTGACAAAAATTTAGGTATGAGTTTGATGTCACTAAGTGCATGTTCTCTTCTGGGAATATCACAGAGAAGCTCAGAATAGCCTCCTTTGACTGCAGTGGAGAGACTGTGGTTGACTTATATGCAGGTAAAAGCAAAGATGTGTGTACCATTGGAATGGGTTGGAATGGTTTTTAATCACCCAAGATGTATGATCAGATTTTGCCCCACTGTTCAGGGATTGGCTACTTCACTCTTCCATATCTTGTACATGCTAAGGCTGCTCATGTGCATGCATGTGAATGGAACCCAGATGCAGTAAAAGCTCTACAGAGAAACCTGCAGGTCAACGGTGTGTCAGACCGCTGCACTGTCCATCCAGGAGACAACAGACAGGTCAGGATAACAGCTTGAACAATGAGATACAAAAGTGCTGGTTGACattatcttaaagggttagttcgcccaatttggaaaattatgtcattaataacttaccctcatgttgtttcaaacctgtaagacctccgtttatttttggaacccagtttaagatattttagatttagtccgagagctcttagtccctccattgaaactgtgtgtacggtatactgctTATGtctagaaaggtaagaaaaacatcatcaaagtagtccatgtgacatcagagggtcggttagaattttttgaagcatcgaaaatacattttggtccaaaaatagcaaaaactacgactttattcagcattgtcttctctttcgtgtctgttATAAGaccgttcaaaacaaagcagtttgtcatatccggttcgcgaacgaatcattcgatgtaaccggatctttttgaaacagttcaccaaatcgaactgaatcgttttaaacggttcgcatctctaatacgcattaatccacaaatgacttaagcggttaacttttttaatgtgcctgacacttcctctgagttcaaacaaaccaatatcccggagtaattcatttactcaaacagtacactgactgaactgctgtgaagagagaactgaagatgaacaccgagccgagcaagataatgactcgttcacgagtcaagaaccgtttctgtcagacgtgtccgattcaagaaccgaggagctgatgataccgcgcatgtgtgattcagtgtgaagaagactgacacacagagcg from Carassius carassius chromosome 29, fCarCar2.1, whole genome shotgun sequence harbors:
- the lsm11 gene encoding U7 snRNA-associated Sm-like protein LSm11 isoform X1, which translates into the protein MEEGERESESERRSAPSQTSDQQTTTETSRQTPETEEDDVETKLDISSDKFDPLLALYSPQVPLPFPNIRCFNNIAEYESFMKGGRGRAKPENVEKRLRKAQKGKADPERIERLKRLMVNNPVEEEGEGSGVKRQPRRRKAAKNVLTRMPLHTGSPLGELNRCVQEKIRVKVHIRTFKGLRGVCSGFVVAFDKFWNLAMVDVDETYREPLLGQALYHEKALTITRLFEKLKVQESVALSAVENQKSELHSSSSRLTNQTRRTDPRHTQERSEHSEKDKTTLKAAQQFKTKPKVEYGRVHTRHVNQLFIRGENILLVNLQLE
- the lsm11 gene encoding U7 snRNA-associated Sm-like protein LSm11 isoform X2: MEEGERESESERRSAPSQTSDQQTTTETSRQTPETEEDDVETKLDISSDKFDPLLALYSPQVPLPFPNIRCFNNIAEYESFMKGGRGRAKPENVEKRLRKAQKGKADPERIERLKRLMVNNPVEEEGEGSGVKRQPRRRKAAKNVLTRMPLHTGSPLGELNRCVQEKIRVKVHIRTFKGLRGVCSGFVVAFDKFWNLLFEKLKVQESVALSAVENQKSELHSSSSRLTNQTRRTDPRHTQERSEHSEKDKTTLKAAQQFKTKPKVEYGRVHTRHVNQLFIRGENILLVNLQLE
- the zbtb3 gene encoding zinc finger and BTB domain-containing protein 3; translated protein: MEFPGHSQQLLASLRSQRLQGFLCDCSVQVGPTRFGAHRAVLASFSPFFHMFYSDQSMGNTSTINGGPQRDTVTINGDIVTPQAFGLLLDFMYEGVLRLAAHPPPEDVLAAASFLHMNDVVRVCKRRLQGRGLAEADSTRVEVGANESAKPGELDGSSGEDAPGAETERDGAVRHRPQSSQQMSLYIDTKTETQAGVANLLMHRESSEMADTTQPGMDSQPAMSNTCSGSSTYRSSPRPDKTRISAAARSASLESALSSPCSTTELIQKETQTVVATAVALCSVDNASAAQEHESRVFMQAQTLKPQFRNKGAGNPGSSQHIQNQNERRHENTLPNARNMQSKLKKTCSQTTREENEDRFKVKLEAIVISDEESDDVDETVVMDDDPRRNADLDHGDDFDDSNHDVEELTDTQFIPAHPLIHLPHQEPLSFPSSPQGPNPSAAETASFSSPLFPANSQPEQQAMYLEDFHDSLGSYVEDVPTCNTCGKTFSCAYTLRRHAIVHTRERPYECTYCYRSYTQSGDLYRHIRKAHDHGLPVKRSRVESDPPPSPPPPPQT
- the rnaseh2c gene encoding ribonuclease H2 subunit C; protein product: MSANSCVTAIRLDSLKQADKPQIHLLPCEIEHDGPAEVFKFFNPTVKERKHETTVSFRGRGLKGQELHCPQGYTGIVLKEVQKPASDQEDRVVKVSSVFHHFTYWNLETPPTTDDGVVMTMAWPQLAEAMHGPVDDC
- the trmt12 gene encoding tRNA wybutosine-synthesizing protein 2 homolog gives rise to the protein MVVIPCLKVPQRHAQMYRKYLLSQGVLDRKHCAQKHPDGTVTLPVIASVLVQLDLEALIKDVTEDCFCEIVYIQDPPLSKKEKVKSSYKRLLETAQSLLVSKGEKWSEDLERDIPSRWQCHGDLVLFSEGSFSNAIWKEIGSEFWTAVALTLGGKRIAQIKKISLDGYRTPIVTMLLGDSGYVTHIDNHIRYEFDVTKCMFSSGNITEKLRIASFDCSGETVVDLYAGIGYFTLPYLVHAKAAHVHACEWNPDAVKALQRNLQVNGVSDRCTVHPGDNRQLPLCDLADRVNLGLIPSSEEGWPVACRLLKRDTGGMLHIHQNVTTPLHHEPLEHASAIDVEKGSSIEQSSLRIQRDMQAWTAWASETARRVCTLLSDITGSKWKTNIKHIEHVKTYAPHISHIVLDLECKPL